The following are from one region of the uncultured Hyphomonas sp. genome:
- a CDS encoding M3 family metallopeptidase — protein sequence MLLKPNLLAAASVAALSLLQACSVPDAPARSDRSKLSDEGMAMLKTLELAPASADDFTKRCDSALTQVEKMLTDLETRSGPAGVGDLKDYDSLLNLAVSVGYGEAAIIAEANPDAAIRATGDTCQQKTSDMTTRISLSRPLYDRLSSIDSTKLDARSAYFLKRTLGEYRHAGIDKDEPTREKIRGLNKDLAELSTEFNKNLREIQGSVKVPPEDLLGLPEDYITNHPPGEDGFVTISTDYPDVFPIYTYSPDEALRKKLATEFLNRAYPENVASLRGLLEKRYELATTLGYDNWAAYITEDKMTGSPGVVSDFLESVEGAARNAAELEYNQLLEKQQELMPGATTVNDWSRTYLSELVRKSDYQLDSQEVRKYFAYNDVRDGIFSLVQDLFDVEIKPWDGAPVWQESVSGYEMYQNGELVGRFFLDMHPRDGKFKHAAAFPIRSGPTTDEVPVGALICNFPSGDHTTGLMEHSQVETFLHEFGHLIHDMFSGQPDYANLSMGNLEWDFIEAPSQMLENWVWDYETLATFAKDADGNTIPPELVEKMVAARDFGVGVGTLRQLLYANVSLDYYNRPPSEVDFDEIWDENQSKLSPFETLPDAHQYASFGHLDGYSAIYYTYQWSLAIATDLFSEFEANGLRNGETAKRYRNLVLAPGSSKPAAELVHDFLGRDWSPDAYEAYLLNAAEAETE from the coding sequence AGATGAAGGCATGGCGATGCTGAAAACGCTGGAGCTGGCCCCGGCGTCTGCCGACGACTTTACGAAGCGATGCGACAGCGCCCTGACGCAGGTCGAGAAAATGCTGACCGATCTGGAAACCCGGAGCGGTCCGGCCGGGGTAGGGGACCTCAAGGACTATGACTCCCTGCTGAACCTTGCTGTGAGCGTGGGGTATGGTGAGGCGGCGATCATTGCGGAAGCCAATCCGGATGCTGCCATCCGCGCGACCGGCGACACCTGCCAGCAGAAGACGTCGGACATGACAACGCGTATCTCACTGTCGCGTCCGCTCTATGACCGCCTCTCCTCGATCGATTCGACGAAGCTGGACGCGCGGTCAGCCTATTTCCTGAAAAGGACGCTTGGGGAGTACCGCCACGCCGGCATCGACAAGGATGAGCCGACCCGGGAAAAAATACGTGGTCTGAACAAGGATCTGGCTGAACTGTCGACGGAGTTCAACAAGAACCTTCGCGAGATCCAGGGCAGTGTGAAAGTCCCGCCGGAAGATCTGCTGGGCCTGCCTGAAGATTACATCACCAACCACCCGCCGGGCGAAGATGGCTTTGTGACCATCTCCACCGATTATCCGGACGTGTTCCCCATCTACACCTATTCCCCCGATGAGGCGCTGCGCAAGAAGCTCGCGACGGAGTTCCTGAACCGGGCCTATCCGGAGAATGTGGCATCGCTGCGCGGCTTGCTGGAAAAGCGTTATGAACTGGCGACGACGCTGGGCTATGACAATTGGGCGGCCTACATTACCGAAGACAAGATGACAGGCTCGCCGGGCGTGGTGAGTGACTTCCTGGAATCTGTTGAGGGCGCCGCGCGCAATGCGGCCGAGCTGGAATATAACCAGCTCCTGGAAAAGCAGCAGGAACTGATGCCGGGCGCGACAACCGTCAACGACTGGAGCCGGACGTATCTTTCGGAACTTGTCCGCAAGTCCGATTACCAGCTCGACTCCCAGGAAGTGCGCAAATATTTCGCCTATAATGATGTCCGCGATGGCATCTTCTCCCTCGTGCAGGATCTGTTCGATGTCGAGATCAAGCCATGGGACGGGGCGCCGGTCTGGCAGGAAAGCGTCAGCGGGTATGAGATGTACCAGAACGGGGAGCTGGTCGGCCGGTTCTTCCTCGATATGCATCCCCGTGACGGCAAGTTTAAACATGCCGCGGCGTTTCCGATCCGGTCCGGTCCGACAACGGATGAAGTGCCTGTCGGTGCCTTGATTTGCAACTTCCCCTCCGGGGATCACACGACGGGCCTGATGGAGCACAGTCAGGTGGAGACCTTCCTGCACGAGTTTGGCCACCTGATCCACGACATGTTCTCCGGCCAGCCAGATTATGCGAACCTCTCCATGGGCAATCTTGAGTGGGACTTTATCGAAGCTCCGTCGCAGATGCTGGAGAACTGGGTCTGGGACTACGAGACGCTTGCCACCTTCGCGAAGGATGCAGACGGCAATACCATCCCGCCGGAACTTGTGGAGAAGATGGTGGCCGCACGTGACTTCGGCGTGGGTGTCGGCACGTTGCGTCAGCTGCTCTATGCCAATGTCTCGCTCGACTATTACAACCGTCCGCCTTCGGAGGTCGATTTCGATGAGATCTGGGACGAGAACCAGTCGAAACTGAGCCCTTTCGAAACGCTGCCGGACGCCCACCAATATGCCAGCTTCGGCCATCTGGATGGCTATTCGGCGATCTACTACACCTATCAGTGGTCGCTGGCGATTGCGACGGACCTGTTCTCGGAATTCGAGGCCAATGGCCTGCGCAACGGGGAGACAGCCAAGCGGTATCGCAATCTTGTCCTGGCCCCGGGGTCATCCAAGCCGGCGGCAGAGCTGGTGCATGACTTCCTTGGCCGTGACTGGTCGCCGGACGCCTATGAGGCTTATTTGCTGAATGCGGCGGAAGCCGAGACGGAGTAG
- a CDS encoding aldo/keto reductase, with protein MKRQRELGKTGVSLPAIGLGCMGMSEFYGETDDAESLRVLHRAMDLGVKMLDTADMYGNGHNERLLGKFLKETATTPFIATKFGIRRDKEDGSSAYQRVVDNSPDYIRSACESSLQRLGVETIDLYYMHRYAPDYPLEDAIGTLSRLVEEGKVKAIGLSEVSAETLRRAHAVHPVSALQTEYSLQTRHVESDILPACKELGIAFVAYSPLGRGMLSGAITSRDALAQDDARRTIFERFTDEALKENLVRMKVFDDIGAKHEASPAQIALAWVLQQQENIFVIPGTKRIKYLEINCAADAIILDTNDMEKLEAAFPPGAVTGARYPEAGLRTVNT; from the coding sequence ATGAAACGCCAACGCGAACTGGGAAAAACAGGCGTATCTCTGCCCGCTATCGGACTCGGCTGTATGGGCATGTCGGAGTTTTACGGCGAGACGGACGACGCTGAGTCTCTGCGCGTCCTTCACCGCGCCATGGACCTCGGCGTGAAGATGCTGGACACGGCAGACATGTACGGCAATGGCCACAATGAGCGTCTCCTGGGGAAATTCCTGAAGGAGACGGCCACGACGCCGTTTATCGCGACGAAGTTCGGTATCAGACGCGACAAGGAAGATGGTTCCAGCGCCTATCAGCGGGTCGTCGACAATTCTCCGGACTATATACGCAGCGCCTGCGAAAGCTCGCTACAACGGCTGGGCGTTGAAACAATCGATCTGTATTACATGCACCGCTACGCCCCGGACTATCCGCTGGAAGATGCGATCGGCACACTGTCGCGCCTTGTCGAAGAAGGAAAGGTCAAGGCCATAGGCCTGTCCGAAGTGTCTGCAGAAACATTGCGCCGGGCGCATGCCGTTCACCCGGTCTCTGCCCTGCAAACAGAGTATTCGCTGCAAACGCGCCACGTCGAATCGGATATTCTGCCAGCCTGCAAAGAGCTGGGCATCGCCTTTGTCGCATACAGCCCTCTGGGCAGGGGCATGTTGTCGGGAGCAATCACATCGCGCGACGCGCTTGCTCAGGATGACGCCAGACGGACCATATTCGAACGCTTCACGGATGAAGCCCTGAAGGAGAACCTTGTCCGGATGAAAGTCTTCGATGATATCGGCGCAAAGCACGAAGCAAGCCCTGCCCAGATCGCGCTCGCATGGGTGTTACAACAGCAAGAAAATATCTTCGTCATCCCCGGCACGAAACGAATAAAGTACCTGGAGATCAATTGCGCCGCTGATGCAATTATTCTCGATACCAATGACATGGAAAAACTTGAAGCCGCCTTCCCGCCCGGAGCAGTCACCGGCGCACGCTATCCCGAAGCGGGTTTGAGAACGGTAAACACCTGA
- a CDS encoding MarR family transcriptional regulator — protein MFLLKDLPEDRYVERFSQKYGPIDPKRLNLFLTVLRSGSDLLVELDNFLERFGLTHGRWITLVLLMREPDLSARPATLAEKQGVRRATMTGLTQRLEMDGLVRRIPDDEDGRSVRICLTEAGADLLQAIMPEYYRRVGDMTAGIPDEQVEAAVMAINELSGRADLLSAP, from the coding sequence ATGTTCCTGCTGAAAGACCTGCCAGAAGACCGCTATGTGGAGCGGTTTTCCCAAAAGTACGGCCCTATCGACCCCAAGCGGCTGAATCTGTTCCTGACTGTGCTGCGCAGCGGGTCTGACCTGCTGGTTGAACTCGATAACTTCCTGGAACGGTTCGGCCTCACACATGGCCGGTGGATCACGCTGGTTCTTCTCATGCGGGAGCCGGACTTGTCGGCACGCCCGGCTACTCTGGCCGAAAAGCAAGGCGTACGCCGGGCGACAATGACCGGGTTGACCCAGCGCCTTGAAATGGACGGGCTGGTCCGGCGTATTCCGGATGACGAAGATGGCCGGAGTGTCAGGATCTGCCTGACCGAAGCGGGCGCAGACCTCCTGCAAGCGATCATGCCGGAATATTACCGGCGGGTCGGAGACATGACCGCCGGCATTCCCGACGAACAGGTCGAGGCGGCCGTGATGGCAATCAACGAACTCAGCGGACGGGCCGACCTGCTGTCAGCCCCCTGA
- the thiE gene encoding thiamine phosphate synthase yields the protein MSNTDYIRARTRLYLITPPQIADVDGFAAILETALSAGDVACLQLRLKDASGAIDEAATREVAAAVTEMAQAYGVAVLINDSPELAVELGADGVHVGWDDVPVKDARAIVGKDMIVGATAKNTRHIAMQAGEAGADYVAFGAFYPTSTKDGTVQASPDLLEVWQESMEIPCVAIGGITVENAGPLVTAGADFIAVSSGVWDHPDGAPAAIAAFNAIFDSLTAD from the coding sequence ATGAGCAACACTGATTATATCCGCGCCCGCACAAGGCTTTACCTGATTACGCCGCCGCAGATTGCGGATGTGGATGGCTTTGCTGCAATCCTTGAAACGGCACTTTCGGCGGGTGACGTTGCCTGCCTTCAGCTGCGGCTGAAAGATGCGAGCGGGGCGATCGACGAGGCCGCGACGCGGGAAGTGGCTGCCGCCGTCACAGAGATGGCGCAGGCCTATGGCGTCGCTGTCCTGATCAATGACAGCCCGGAGCTTGCGGTCGAGCTTGGCGCCGACGGCGTGCATGTCGGCTGGGACGATGTCCCGGTGAAAGATGCCCGCGCCATTGTCGGCAAGGACATGATCGTCGGGGCCACGGCGAAGAATACCCGCCATATCGCCATGCAGGCCGGGGAGGCGGGGGCTGACTATGTCGCCTTCGGGGCCTTCTATCCGACATCGACCAAGGATGGGACGGTGCAGGCCAGCCCGGACCTGTTGGAAGTCTGGCAGGAGAGTATGGAAATCCCGTGCGTCGCCATTGGCGGCATCACGGTGGAGAACGCCGGGCCGCTGGTGACGGCCGGGGCAGATTTCATTGCGGTGTCCTCCGGGGTCTGGGATCACCCGGACGGTGCCCCAGCTGCCATTGCAGCGTTCAATGCGATCTTCGATTCCCTGACAGCGGATTAA
- a CDS encoding inositol monophosphatase family protein, with translation MSKPSPVGSVMIAAARAAGRSLARDFGEVENLQVSKKGPADFVSNADHRAEEIIFTHLSKARPGYGFVMEERGIVEGTDKSNRFIVDPLDGTLNFLHGQPHFAVSIALERDGELLTGVVFDVAKNEIFWAETGRGAWLDNRKLRVAARRNLNESVIATGTPWHGKSEESHITFARELAAMTPATAGIRRNGSAALDLAWVAAGRFDGFWERSLQSWDIAAGIVLVREAGGIISELDGGDVMQTGSILAANEDLHSKLEKQIRHAGSFGKAASV, from the coding sequence ATGTCAAAACCTTCTCCCGTTGGATCTGTAATGATCGCCGCCGCCCGCGCTGCCGGGCGTTCGCTGGCGCGTGACTTTGGTGAAGTCGAAAACCTGCAGGTCTCTAAGAAGGGCCCGGCAGACTTCGTGTCGAACGCCGACCACCGCGCTGAAGAGATCATCTTCACCCATCTCAGCAAGGCCCGTCCGGGCTATGGCTTCGTGATGGAAGAGCGCGGCATTGTCGAAGGCACCGACAAGTCCAACCGGTTTATTGTCGATCCGCTGGACGGCACGCTGAACTTCCTGCACGGCCAGCCGCATTTCGCCGTGTCCATCGCGCTGGAACGTGATGGGGAATTGCTGACCGGCGTCGTCTTCGATGTCGCCAAGAACGAGATTTTCTGGGCTGAGACCGGCCGCGGCGCCTGGCTGGACAATCGCAAGCTGCGCGTGGCCGCCCGCCGGAACCTGAACGAGTCGGTCATCGCCACCGGCACGCCCTGGCATGGCAAGTCCGAAGAGAGCCACATCACCTTCGCCCGCGAACTCGCTGCGATGACACCGGCCACCGCCGGGATCCGCCGCAACGGGTCTGCCGCGCTGGACCTTGCCTGGGTCGCTGCCGGCCGGTTCGATGGCTTCTGGGAGCGCAGCCTGCAATCCTGGGATATCGCTGCAGGCATCGTGCTGGTCCGTGAAGCCGGTGGTATCATCAGCGAGCTGGACGGCGGCGATGTGATGCAGACCGGTTCGATCCTGGCCGCCAATGAGGACCTGCATTCGAAGCTCGAAAAGCAGATCCGTCATGCGGGTTCCTTCGGCAAGGCCGCCTCCGTCTGA
- a CDS encoding NAD(P)/FAD-dependent oxidoreductase, translated as MTQPDTDVLIIGAGLSGIGAAVHLGKQCPGKTYRIFEQRSAMGGTWDLFRYPGIRSDSDMHTLGFNFKPWTEAKAIADGPSIRNYIRETADEHGITPHIQFDTKIVAADWSSPDQVWHITAEDTKTGKRTELTARFLFMCGGYYNYDQGYRPDFPGEDNYKGQFVHPQHWPEDLDYTGKKAIIIGSGATAMTLVPAMAEKAGHVTMLQRSPTYVVSRPAVDKLANFLRTILPDSWAYALIRWRNVAFQQYFFRKTRENPQQARERLLKMVREELGPDFDVETHFTPSYNPWEQRLCLVPDSDLFNVLKSGKASVVTDHIETFTEKGIKLKSGKELEADIVVTATGLNLVFMNGVDVSLNGVKVDPGKLLNYKGVMLSNMPNLAVTFGYTNASWTLKADLTSEYVCRLINLMDKKGATSAMPYLPAFPNETEPFVDFSSGYFQRVMDQFPRQHTEAPWKLHQSYFTDKKNLREEPIEDGVMQFTTPDEAAAGKPALQAAE; from the coding sequence ATGACACAGCCAGATACAGACGTTCTCATCATCGGCGCGGGCCTTTCGGGCATCGGCGCTGCCGTTCACCTCGGCAAGCAGTGCCCCGGCAAGACCTATCGGATCTTTGAACAGCGGAGCGCCATGGGCGGGACGTGGGATCTGTTCCGTTATCCGGGCATCCGGTCGGATTCGGACATGCACACGCTGGGCTTCAACTTCAAACCCTGGACCGAGGCCAAGGCCATCGCCGATGGGCCGTCGATCCGGAACTATATCCGCGAAACGGCGGACGAGCACGGCATCACGCCCCATATCCAGTTCGACACGAAGATCGTGGCTGCAGACTGGTCGAGCCCGGACCAGGTCTGGCACATCACCGCGGAAGACACGAAAACAGGCAAGCGAACGGAGCTGACGGCGCGGTTCCTGTTCATGTGCGGCGGCTACTATAATTACGATCAGGGCTACCGGCCGGACTTCCCGGGCGAGGACAATTACAAGGGCCAGTTCGTGCACCCTCAGCACTGGCCGGAAGATCTCGATTATACCGGCAAGAAAGCCATCATCATCGGCTCCGGCGCGACGGCCATGACGCTGGTGCCGGCCATGGCGGAGAAGGCGGGGCATGTGACCATGCTGCAGCGCTCGCCGACCTATGTCGTCTCCCGCCCGGCGGTGGACAAGCTTGCGAACTTCCTGCGCACCATCCTGCCGGACAGCTGGGCCTATGCGCTGATCCGCTGGCGGAACGTCGCCTTCCAGCAGTATTTCTTCCGCAAGACGCGTGAGAATCCGCAGCAGGCCAGGGAACGCCTGCTGAAAATGGTCCGCGAGGAACTTGGCCCCGACTTTGATGTCGAGACGCATTTCACGCCGAGCTATAATCCGTGGGAGCAGCGCCTTTGTCTGGTGCCGGATTCTGATCTGTTCAATGTCCTGAAATCCGGCAAGGCCAGTGTCGTGACCGATCATATCGAGACCTTCACCGAGAAGGGGATAAAACTGAAGTCCGGCAAGGAGCTGGAGGCCGACATTGTGGTCACGGCGACCGGCCTGAACCTCGTTTTCATGAACGGTGTGGATGTTTCGCTGAACGGGGTGAAGGTCGATCCCGGCAAGCTGCTGAACTACAAGGGCGTGATGCTGTCCAACATGCCGAACCTCGCCGTGACGTTCGGCTACACCAATGCGTCCTGGACGCTGAAGGCGGACCTGACCAGCGAATATGTCTGCCGCCTGATCAATCTGATGGACAAGAAGGGCGCGACCTCGGCGATGCCGTATCTGCCGGCCTTCCCGAATGAGACCGAACCCTTTGTGGACTTCTCGTCCGGCTATTTCCAGCGGGTCATGGACCAGTTCCCGCGCCAGCACACCGAGGCGCCCTGGAAGCTGCATCAGAGCTATTTCACTGACAAAAAGAATCTGCGCGAGGAGCCGATCGAGGATGGCGTGATGCAGTTCACCACGCCTGATGAGGCCGCCGCAGGTAAACCGGCGCTACAGGCCGCGGAATAA
- a CDS encoding ABC transporter transmembrane domain-containing protein, producing the protein MADTESQQTIDRRATEPGGGQAINRPKGRSLKPLKLLLPYAGRHWRTVAIALVFLVAAAALSLTLPILLGQAADSGRRADGNTQKLLELVNKSFFWVAAAAITSGVLGAVRFYFVSRFGERIAADLRRDLYAHLLTLGPRYHSKMRSGEAVSRLTADITLIEQFLGTSASMAARTLITTFGALTMMMVVNWKLGLTLLAMLPVAMLPVVGVGRIIRKMSNRAQSRLADAGAEASEALDAIELVQAYSREDSRLANFTEAVEATFAAAMRRITARSLMIVMVSVLLFGGFVCVLWMGARAVAKGEMSFGDLSAMVLYALYAGSGFGMLAEVYGEVMRAAGAADRAAEVLHAEPEIAPPALPRPMPETVTGALTFDHVTFAYDETTRDGKPVSALTDFSLTVKPGEFIALVGPSGAGKTTVFRLALRLFDPQSGQVTLDGVASAEVTPRDWRRNFAYAPQESALFTGTAAENIGFGTDNPDEKLLEHAARMAEAMDFLSEKEGLATPLGQKGRSLSGGQRQRIALARALVRDAPVLLLDEATSALDSESEAAVRRAIENASEGRTTLVIAHRLSTVRRADRILVMEQGKIVEEGSHEELVAKGGLYARLAELQFAEG; encoded by the coding sequence ATGGCCGACACGGAATCCCAGCAAACCATCGACCGGCGCGCGACAGAACCAGGCGGCGGACAGGCCATCAACCGCCCCAAGGGACGCAGCCTGAAACCCCTGAAACTGCTGCTGCCTTATGCCGGACGGCACTGGCGGACTGTGGCCATCGCCCTCGTCTTTCTGGTCGCCGCAGCCGCGCTCAGCCTGACGCTGCCGATCCTGCTGGGCCAGGCAGCAGACAGCGGCAGACGGGCCGATGGCAACACGCAGAAACTGCTGGAACTGGTCAACAAATCCTTCTTCTGGGTCGCGGCAGCCGCCATCACCTCCGGCGTGCTGGGCGCGGTGCGCTTCTATTTCGTCTCCCGGTTCGGCGAACGGATCGCGGCGGACCTGCGGCGGGACCTTTATGCCCACCTCCTGACCCTCGGACCCCGCTATCACTCGAAAATGCGCTCCGGCGAAGCAGTCTCCCGCCTGACCGCCGACATCACCCTAATCGAGCAATTTCTCGGCACCTCCGCCTCCATGGCAGCGCGGACGCTGATCACGACCTTTGGCGCCCTGACCATGATGATGGTGGTGAACTGGAAGCTGGGCCTGACGCTGCTGGCCATGCTGCCGGTCGCCATGCTGCCCGTGGTCGGCGTTGGCCGGATCATCCGGAAGATGTCGAACCGGGCGCAATCGCGCCTTGCCGATGCAGGCGCCGAAGCCTCAGAAGCGCTGGACGCCATCGAACTGGTCCAGGCTTACAGCCGCGAAGACAGCCGCCTTGCCAACTTCACTGAAGCGGTGGAAGCGACCTTCGCCGCCGCCATGCGCCGGATCACGGCGCGCAGCCTGATGATCGTCATGGTCTCGGTGCTTCTGTTCGGCGGCTTTGTCTGCGTGCTGTGGATGGGCGCCCGGGCGGTGGCCAAGGGCGAGATGAGCTTTGGTGACCTGTCCGCCATGGTGCTCTATGCGCTGTATGCCGGGTCCGGTTTCGGCATGCTGGCCGAAGTCTATGGCGAGGTCATGCGGGCTGCCGGCGCCGCCGACCGGGCCGCCGAAGTGCTGCATGCAGAGCCTGAGATCGCCCCGCCGGCCCTGCCCCGCCCGATGCCGGAGACCGTCACCGGCGCGCTCACCTTCGATCATGTGACCTTCGCCTATGACGAGACCACCCGTGACGGCAAGCCGGTCTCCGCGCTGACGGATTTCTCCCTGACGGTGAAGCCCGGCGAGTTCATCGCCCTTGTCGGCCCCAGCGGCGCGGGCAAGACGACCGTGTTCCGCCTCGCCCTGCGCCTGTTCGATCCGCAATCCGGCCAGGTGACACTCGACGGGGTCGCCTCCGCAGAGGTCACCCCGCGCGACTGGCGCCGCAACTTCGCCTACGCCCCTCAGGAATCGGCTCTGTTCACCGGCACGGCGGCAGAGAATATCGGGTTCGGTACGGACAATCCGGATGAAAAGCTGCTGGAACACGCGGCCCGCATGGCCGAGGCGATGGATTTCCTGTCAGAGAAGGAAGGCCTCGCCACGCCGCTTGGCCAGAAGGGCCGCAGCCTGTCCGGCGGCCAGCGCCAGCGCATCGCACTCGCCCGCGCGCTGGTACGGGATGCGCCGGTCCTCCTGCTCGACGAGGCGACCTCCGCGCTCGACTCAGAGAGCGAAGCCGCAGTCCGCCGGGCCATCGAAAACGCCTCGGAAGGCCGCACGACGCTGGTCATCGCGCACCGCCTGTCTACCGTGCGCCGCGCCGACCGTATCCTGGTCATGGAGCAAGGAAAAATCGTCGAGGAAGGCAGCCACGAGGAACTGGTCGCCAAAGGCGGGCTCTATGCCCGCCTCGCCGAACTTCAGTTTGCGGAAGGCTGA
- the rpmE gene encoding 50S ribosomal protein L31, with amino-acid sequence MKKEGHPDYHFITVVMTDGTEYQTRSTYGAEGDRLTLDIDSKSHPAWTGGDGKLMDRGGRVSRFKDKFKGFV; translated from the coding sequence ATGAAAAAAGAAGGTCATCCCGACTATCACTTCATCACCGTGGTGATGACGGACGGCACTGAGTACCAGACGCGCTCGACCTATGGCGCTGAAGGTGATCGTCTGACGCTGGACATCGACTCCAAATCGCACCCGGCCTGGACCGGCGGCGACGGAAAGCTGATGGACCGCGGCGGCCGCGTGTCCCGCTTCAAAGACAAGTTCAAAGGCTTCGTCTAA
- a CDS encoding thermonuclease family protein: MGRSGRLKEWLITFVVLAGIAFGVAVVSREPVDPAGPAPFDTSSVYWSDGDSGRLADGTKFRLHGVDAPETGPLDWASGAKCERERELGYQAKAEVRALTRNRALTVSHDYGPDRYGRRVVDLSLDGQDLAARLVAGGTHKVWDYDGGAAKPEWCTGRTQGPVTGS; encoded by the coding sequence ATGGGGCGGAGCGGCCGGCTCAAGGAATGGTTGATCACTTTCGTGGTGCTTGCGGGCATCGCGTTCGGTGTTGCGGTGGTCTCACGGGAACCCGTCGATCCGGCAGGTCCGGCGCCCTTCGACACCTCGTCCGTTTACTGGTCCGATGGCGATTCCGGGCGTTTGGCAGATGGCACCAAGTTCCGCCTGCACGGTGTGGATGCGCCTGAAACCGGTCCGCTGGACTGGGCTTCCGGCGCAAAATGCGAGCGGGAACGTGAGCTGGGCTATCAGGCAAAGGCCGAGGTACGCGCGCTGACACGCAACCGGGCGCTCACCGTTTCCCATGATTATGGACCTGACCGGTATGGCCGGCGCGTGGTGGACTTGTCACTTGACGGGCAGGACCTCGCTGCGCGGCTGGTTGCCGGCGGCACCCACAAGGTCTGGGACTATGATGGCGGCGCTGCCAAGCCGGAATGGTGTACGGGGCGGACACAAGGGCCGGTTACCGGATCTTGA
- a CDS encoding TlpA disulfide reductase family protein, whose protein sequence is MKRYAIPGLFLVGVIAIVYVLISAGIGKPDENPLAKFATGSLAKLDFSGAGDPASTDPFYLADGSAHTLDEFRGKTILVNFWATWCAPCEKEMPSLGALQKARGGDAFDVVAISVDAADDEDYAEQRLGELGAANIPFRIVTPEQYELVYDSGVQGFPTSILYGPDGKEIARLAGEADWSSFEAIGFIDALLKR, encoded by the coding sequence ATGAAGCGCTACGCCATTCCCGGCCTCTTCTTGGTCGGAGTGATCGCAATTGTCTATGTGCTGATCAGCGCAGGCATCGGAAAACCTGATGAAAATCCGCTGGCCAAATTTGCAACGGGCAGCCTGGCGAAGCTGGATTTCAGCGGCGCAGGCGACCCGGCGAGCACGGATCCCTTCTATCTGGCGGACGGATCGGCCCACACGCTGGACGAGTTCAGGGGCAAAACCATCCTCGTGAACTTCTGGGCGACCTGGTGCGCGCCCTGCGAAAAGGAAATGCCGTCTCTGGGCGCGCTGCAGAAGGCCCGCGGCGGGGACGCATTCGACGTCGTGGCCATCAGTGTCGATGCCGCCGATGACGAGGATTACGCTGAACAGCGCCTTGGCGAGCTCGGGGCTGCAAACATTCCGTTCCGCATCGTCACGCCTGAACAATACGAACTCGTCTATGACAGCGGCGTACAGGGCTTCCCCACCAGCATCCTTTACGGGCCGGACGGCAAGGAAATCGCCCGTCTTGCCGGCGAAGCAGACTGGTCTTCCTTCGAAGCTATCGGCTTTATCGACGCCCTACTGAAGCGTTGA